The Cyclobacteriaceae bacterium genome includes a region encoding these proteins:
- a CDS encoding Ldh family oxidoreductase gives MKAQIFTHDRLWQFANNIFIKIGCSPAEAKQATDVLLRADLRGIDSHGLARLSGYIRLWEAKRINSKPNLRIVHESPSTAVVDGDQGLGLVVAPFAMNVAIAKARTCGTGWVAVKNSNHFGIAGQHAMMALEHDMIGIAMTNASPLVAPTFSVERLLGTNPICVAIPAGEQPPFVADFATTTAANGKLEILQRKDQQAPVGWIQKKDGSPSTNPHELKDGGALIPLGSDREHGSHKGFCLGAWVDIFSAVLPGANYGPWVPPFVSFLAPPSDPVGDGIGHFFGAMRVDAFRPTSDFKHHMDNWITRFRAAKTISGESHLVIPGDPEREFEIQRRKEGIPLDPKVADDLKQLGEKFHVEF, from the coding sequence ATGAAAGCTCAGATTTTTACGCACGACCGACTCTGGCAGTTTGCCAATAACATATTTATTAAGATTGGATGTTCACCAGCCGAAGCAAAACAAGCAACTGATGTTTTACTTCGGGCCGATTTGCGGGGAATTGATTCACATGGACTTGCCAGACTTAGCGGGTATATCCGTCTTTGGGAAGCCAAAAGGATTAACAGCAAACCAAACCTTCGCATCGTTCATGAATCGCCCAGCACCGCTGTGGTTGATGGCGATCAGGGTCTAGGTTTGGTAGTAGCTCCATTTGCTATGAATGTCGCAATTGCAAAAGCCCGAACATGCGGCACGGGTTGGGTAGCAGTAAAAAATTCAAATCACTTTGGCATCGCTGGCCAACATGCAATGATGGCACTTGAACACGACATGATCGGAATAGCGATGACCAATGCAAGCCCATTAGTGGCACCGACATTTTCTGTTGAAAGATTACTTGGAACAAATCCTATTTGTGTTGCTATACCTGCAGGTGAGCAACCTCCCTTTGTGGCGGACTTTGCAACTACTACTGCTGCTAATGGTAAGCTTGAGATATTACAGCGCAAAGATCAGCAAGCACCTGTTGGTTGGATTCAAAAAAAAGACGGATCGCCCAGCACGAATCCACATGAATTAAAAGATGGCGGAGCTCTCATTCCTCTGGGAAGTGACCGTGAGCATGGAAGTCATAAAGGATTTTGTCTTGGAGCATGGGTGGATATTTTTTCTGCTGTTTTGCCTGGCGCTAACTACGGACCGTGGGTTCCCCCTTTTGTAAGCTTTCTTGCTCCTCCATCTGATCCGGTAGGAGATGGCATTGGACATTTCTTTGGGGCTATGAGAGTTGATGCATTTCGTCCAACATCTGATTTCAAGCATCACATGGACAACTGGATCACTCGCTTTAGAGCTGCTAAAACAATTTCAGGTGAGTCTCATCTGGTGATTCCCGGTGATCCGGAACGTGAGTTTGAGATTCAAAGAAGAAAAGAAGGAATACCCCTTGATCCAAAGGTTGCAGACGATCTAAAACAACTTGGAGAGAAATTCCATGTTGAGTTCTGA
- a CDS encoding septum formation initiator family protein — translation MLKQIPPTFRNFYFVTGVSFLVWMTFLDSNDLINRFRLTAKLNSLENEREYYMEKIQAVEKDRNELMGTTELLEKFAREKYLMKKQTEDIFIIQEKD, via the coding sequence ATGTTAAAGCAAATTCCGCCCACCTTTAGAAATTTTTATTTCGTAACTGGTGTTTCTTTTTTGGTCTGGATGACTTTTTTGGATTCAAATGATCTGATCAATCGTTTTAGACTGACAGCAAAACTTAATTCACTTGAGAATGAGCGTGAATACTATATGGAAAAAATTCAAGCAGTGGAAAAAGACCGTAACGAGTTGATGGGCACCACTGAATTGCTTGAAAAATTTGCTCGAGAGAAATACCTGATGAAAAAACAGACTGAAGATATTTTTATCATTCAAGAAAAAGATTGA
- a CDS encoding nuclear transport factor 2 family protein, whose amino-acid sequence MKNNEDLNKIALTWFAAFNNHNLEMLLSLYHDEAEHYSPKLKVREPNTNGLIKGKDHLRKWWQDSFDRLPSLRYHIIRLTPFEDRVFMEYMRHVENEAELRVGEFIEVKNGLIVSSRVYHS is encoded by the coding sequence ATGAAGAATAATGAAGATCTAAATAAAATAGCATTGACATGGTTTGCGGCTTTCAATAATCACAATCTCGAGATGCTCCTCTCATTATACCATGACGAAGCCGAACATTACAGTCCAAAGCTCAAGGTTCGGGAACCAAATACCAATGGACTTATCAAAGGCAAAGATCATTTGAGAAAATGGTGGCAGGATTCTTTTGACAGGCTCCCCTCGTTACGTTACCACATCATTAGGCTTACTCCATTTGAGGATAGAGTTTTTATGGAATACATGCGCCACGTTGAAAATGAAGCCGAGCTACGAGTGGGTGAATTCATTGAAGTAAAAAATGGATTAATTGTTTCATCCAGGGTTTATCACAGCTAG
- the eno gene encoding phosphopyruvate hydratase yields the protein MSYIESIHARQILDSRGNPTIEVDVFTESGAFGRAAVPSGASTGTHEAVELRDGDKKKYMGKGVLKAVDNVNNKIASEIVGFPVFDQTLIDKIMIELDGTTNKGKLGANAILGVSLAVAKAAAMEAGQPLYRYIGGVNANTLPVPMMNILNGGSHADNSIDFQEFMVMPVGADTFSEALRMGAEIFHTLKGVLHDKGLSTNVGDEGGFAPNIKSNEEAIEIVLKAIEKAGYKPGSDVFIALDPAASEFFDSKSKTYHFKKSNGKKLKPLEMAAYWTTWAKKYPIISLEDGMAEDDWAGWKALTDSIGKKVQLVGDDLFVTNVNRLQDGIDKGVANAILVKVNQIGSLTETIDAVNLAKRNSYKSIMSHRSGETEDNTIADLAVALNTGQIKTGSASRSDRMAKYNQLIRIEEELGEVAYFPGRNL from the coding sequence ATGAGCTACATTGAAAGCATTCACGCCCGTCAAATATTAGACAGCCGGGGCAATCCAACTATTGAAGTAGATGTATTTACTGAGTCCGGCGCCTTTGGAAGGGCAGCGGTCCCATCCGGAGCATCTACCGGTACGCATGAAGCAGTTGAGCTTCGTGACGGAGATAAGAAGAAATACATGGGTAAGGGTGTTCTGAAAGCAGTCGATAATGTCAATAATAAGATAGCTTCAGAGATCGTAGGTTTTCCTGTTTTCGATCAAACATTGATCGACAAGATCATGATCGAATTGGATGGCACCACGAATAAAGGAAAGCTTGGTGCAAATGCTATTTTAGGAGTTTCGTTGGCAGTAGCGAAAGCTGCAGCAATGGAAGCGGGGCAGCCATTATATCGTTATATCGGTGGAGTGAATGCCAATACACTTCCTGTTCCAATGATGAACATTCTGAATGGCGGAAGTCACGCTGACAACTCAATCGATTTTCAGGAATTTATGGTAATGCCTGTTGGTGCTGATACCTTTTCAGAAGCACTTAGAATGGGAGCGGAAATATTTCACACCCTGAAGGGTGTTCTTCATGATAAAGGTCTTTCTACGAACGTAGGAGATGAAGGAGGTTTTGCTCCTAACATCAAATCCAACGAGGAAGCAATCGAGATCGTGTTGAAGGCAATCGAAAAAGCAGGTTACAAACCTGGCTCTGATGTTTTCATAGCACTCGATCCTGCTGCTTCTGAATTCTTCGACAGCAAGTCAAAAACGTATCATTTCAAGAAATCCAATGGCAAAAAATTGAAACCACTTGAAATGGCTGCTTACTGGACTACCTGGGCAAAAAAATATCCGATCATTTCATTGGAAGATGGAATGGCGGAAGATGACTGGGCAGGATGGAAGGCATTGACTGATAGCATCGGTAAGAAAGTGCAATTAGTGGGTGATGATTTATTTGTAACGAATGTTAATCGCCTGCAAGATGGAATTGATAAAGGAGTTGCGAATGCAATCCTTGTTAAGGTGAATCAAATCGGATCATTGACAGAAACAATTGATGCTGTAAATCTTGCCAAGAGGAATTCTTACAAGAGTATTATGTCACATCGCTCTGGCGAAACAGAAGATAATACAATTGCGGACCTCGCGGTTGCGTTGAACACCGGACAGATCAAGACAGGTTCGGCATCACGTTCTGACCGAATGGCTAAGTACAATCAATTAATTCGTATTGAAGAAGAGCTGGGAGAAGTGGCATATTTCCCTGGAAGAAATCTTTAA
- the carA gene encoding glutamine-hydrolyzing carbamoyl-phosphate synthase small subunit — protein sequence MSQKAYLLLEDGLLLEGLAIGKIGTTGGEICFNTGMTGYQEIYTDPSYYGQIIVNTTAHIGNYGTIAEEQESEKPTISGLVVNDFSDSYSRKASNESLQKYLEKHGIVGIANVDTRMLVRHIRSKGAQNAIISSALKPEDLKKELAAVPNMDGLELASVVSTKEAYTVGDEKAEFKVAALDVGIKKNILRNLVKRGCFVKVFPAKTTFAEMEKWKPDGYFISNGPGDPAPMKYAIKTVQDMLEANKPLFGICLGNQLLALASGLSTYKMHHGHRGLNHPVKNLITGLGEMTSQNHGFAVKAEDVDKNPNVEVTHIHLNDQTIMGIRLKNRNAFSVQYHPEASPGPHDSAYLFDQFVDMIKQEKSK from the coding sequence TTGAGTCAGAAAGCATATCTCCTTCTTGAAGACGGTCTCCTCCTGGAAGGATTGGCCATCGGAAAAATAGGCACTACGGGTGGTGAAATTTGTTTTAACACCGGAATGACCGGTTATCAGGAGATCTATACGGATCCCTCGTATTACGGTCAGATCATTGTAAACACAACTGCTCATATTGGAAATTACGGGACAATAGCAGAAGAGCAGGAATCAGAGAAGCCAACAATCAGTGGATTGGTGGTAAATGATTTTTCCGACTCCTATAGCCGTAAAGCCTCAAATGAAAGTCTTCAGAAGTATCTGGAAAAGCATGGTATCGTTGGAATCGCCAATGTTGACACACGCATGTTGGTCCGTCACATTAGGAGCAAGGGTGCGCAGAATGCAATTATTTCATCTGCATTAAAACCAGAAGATCTGAAGAAGGAATTGGCTGCCGTTCCAAATATGGATGGACTAGAGTTGGCATCTGTAGTGAGCACCAAGGAAGCATATACAGTAGGTGATGAGAAGGCAGAATTTAAAGTAGCTGCACTCGATGTAGGTATAAAAAAGAACATCCTTAGAAACTTGGTTAAGCGTGGATGTTTCGTTAAGGTATTCCCTGCCAAGACAACCTTTGCGGAAATGGAGAAGTGGAAACCAGATGGATATTTTATTTCCAATGGTCCTGGAGATCCGGCTCCTATGAAGTATGCGATCAAAACTGTTCAGGATATGCTTGAGGCAAACAAGCCTCTTTTCGGGATTTGCCTTGGCAATCAATTGCTGGCACTCGCCTCAGGGTTATCTACATATAAAATGCATCACGGTCATCGTGGATTGAATCACCCTGTTAAAAATCTCATCACTGGTCTCGGCGAAATGACATCACAAAATCATGGCTTTGCAGTAAAGGCAGAAGATGTTGATAAGAATCCGAATGTTGAGGTGACACATATTCATCTTAATGATCAGACGATAATGGGAATACGCCTGAAGAATAGGAATGCATTTTCAGTGCAGTACCATCCAGAAGCATCACCAGGTCCACACGACTCCGCTTATTTGTTCGATCAATTTGTGGATATGATCAAACAAGAAAAATCAAAGTAA
- the rplQ gene encoding 50S ribosomal protein L17: protein MRHGKKNNHLGRKKAHRDALLSNMASSLLINKRITTTLAKAKVLRKYVEPLITKAKTDSTHSRRTVFSYLQNKESIQALFGEVATRTADRPGGYTRIIKLGDARLGDAAEMCLMELVDFNDIYKKDGAEKKAKTRRSRKGKNADATDAVVEETPSAEAKTEKKAKAKKAPKKDKE from the coding sequence ATGAGACACGGTAAAAAAAATAATCACCTTGGGCGCAAAAAAGCTCACCGTGATGCACTCCTTTCAAACATGGCATCGTCGCTGTTGATCAATAAGAGGATCACAACGACTCTTGCTAAAGCTAAAGTGCTTCGCAAGTATGTTGAACCTTTGATCACAAAGGCAAAAACTGACTCTACGCACTCACGCAGAACAGTATTTTCTTACCTACAGAACAAAGAGTCTATTCAGGCATTGTTTGGTGAAGTGGCAACACGCACTGCAGACCGCCCGGGTGGCTACACCCGTATCATCAAGTTGGGCGACGCCCGCCTCGGTGATGCTGCTGAAATGTGCCTCATGGAACTTGTAGATTTCAATGATATCTACAAGAAGGATGGAGCAGAGAAGAAAGCTAAGACCCGTCGTAGCCGCAAAGGCAAAAATGCTGACGCAACCGATGCAGTAGTTGAAGAAACTCCTTCTGCTGAGGCCAAAACAGAGAAAAAGGCAAAAGCGAAGAAGGCTCCTAAGAAAGACAAAGAATAG
- a CDS encoding DNA-directed RNA polymerase subunit alpha, with protein MSILAFQMPEKVVMEKSDDFHGFFTFKPLEKGYGVTIGNALRRILLSSLEGYAISGIKIPGVLHEFSTIEGVVEDVAEIILNLKQVRFRKLADNFDNKITVNIKKQKHFKAGDITKFTSAFEILNPDHIICTLDESSHFEIELTIEKGRGYLPAEENKPNEQVFGFIPIDAIFTPIKNVKFSVENTRVEQRTDYEKLLVEIETDGSIHPEKALEGAAFILIQHFRLFSDKSIELETGTDSEVEQVDEEMLHMRKLLKTPLHDLDLSVRAYNCLKAADVKSLGDLVQLEISDMMKFRNFGKKSLAELEQLVSEKNLTFGMDLAKYKLDED; from the coding sequence TGCCGGAGAAGGTAGTGATGGAGAAGTCAGATGACTTCCACGGCTTCTTTACCTTCAAACCGCTGGAAAAAGGATATGGAGTTACGATCGGTAATGCCCTAAGGAGAATCTTGTTATCCTCTTTGGAAGGCTACGCGATTTCCGGAATTAAAATCCCGGGCGTACTTCATGAGTTTTCGACCATTGAGGGAGTTGTAGAAGATGTAGCAGAAATTATTTTGAACTTGAAACAAGTTCGCTTCCGTAAGTTGGCTGATAATTTTGACAACAAGATTACAGTTAACATCAAGAAGCAAAAGCATTTCAAAGCAGGTGATATCACAAAGTTCACTTCAGCATTTGAGATCCTGAACCCAGATCATATCATCTGTACATTGGATGAATCATCACATTTTGAGATTGAATTAACAATCGAAAAAGGACGTGGTTACTTGCCAGCGGAAGAGAATAAGCCAAATGAGCAGGTATTCGGATTCATTCCGATCGATGCCATCTTTACGCCAATTAAGAATGTAAAGTTCAGCGTTGAAAACACTCGTGTTGAACAACGTACTGACTATGAAAAATTATTAGTTGAAATTGAGACAGACGGCTCCATCCATCCTGAAAAGGCTTTGGAAGGTGCAGCGTTTATTTTGATTCAACACTTCCGTCTCTTCTCTGATAAATCGATCGAGCTCGAAACAGGAACAGACAGTGAAGTAGAACAAGTAGATGAAGAGATGCTTCACATGCGCAAGCTGTTGAAGACTCCACTTCATGATCTTGATCTATCTGTACGTGCTTACAATTGCTTGAAGGCTGCTGATGTTAAATCACTGGGTGACCTTGTTCAGTTGGAGATTTCGGATATGATGAAGTTCAGAAATTTTGGAAAGAAATCGTTGGCCGAATTGGAGCAGTTGGTTTCTGAAAAGAACCTGACCTTCGGTATGGACCTTGCGAAATATAAATTGGACGAAGACTAA